One genomic segment of Pseudonocardia sp. T1-2H includes these proteins:
- a CDS encoding TIGR03086 family metal-binding protein has product MTTTRSSMLDLTPAARRVTAVVRHITDEQLDDPTPSDCDVATVLDHLMGLTRAFVETAHKTVTENAAPQASGANLDPGWRTILPARLAELAEAWRDPAAWQGLADAGGVRMPAEMMGVVALDELVLHGWDLARATRRPYAVDAVSIAACLRFVEAMAQPGQGRDGLFGPPVAVSDDAPPFHRLLGLAGRDPAWAARTEE; this is encoded by the coding sequence ATGACCACCACACGGAGTTCGATGCTGGACCTCACCCCGGCTGCGCGCCGCGTGACGGCGGTGGTGAGGCACATCACCGACGAGCAGCTCGATGACCCGACGCCGTCGGACTGCGACGTCGCCACGGTGCTGGACCACCTCATGGGTCTCACCCGGGCCTTCGTCGAGACCGCGCACAAGACCGTCACCGAGAACGCGGCGCCGCAGGCGTCCGGCGCGAACCTCGACCCGGGCTGGCGCACGATCCTGCCCGCCCGGCTCGCCGAGCTGGCCGAGGCCTGGCGGGACCCGGCGGCCTGGCAGGGCCTGGCCGACGCGGGCGGGGTGAGGATGCCGGCGGAGATGATGGGGGTCGTCGCCCTCGACGAGCTGGTGCTGCACGGCTGGGACCTCGCCCGCGCCACCCGCCGGCCCTACGCGGTCGACGCGGTCAGCATCGCCGCGTGCCTGCGGTTCGTCGAGGCAATGGCCCAGCCCGGGCAGGGGCGGGACGGGCTGTTCGGCCCGCCCGTCGCGGTGTCGGACGACGCGCCGCCGTTCCACCGGTTGCTCGGTCTCGCGGGCCGGGACCCGGCGTGGGCGGCCCGGACTGAAGAATGA
- a CDS encoding DUF3817 domain-containing protein: MTSTPALSGPGKLFRIVAIAEACSWTGLLIGMFFKYVVVRNEIGVQVFGPIHGALFVLYVIAAIVLARLHRWDAKTLVVALIASIPPLATIWFERKAAREGKLSTPVAAA; the protein is encoded by the coding sequence ATGACCTCCACCCCTGCGCTCTCCGGTCCGGGGAAGCTGTTCCGGATCGTCGCGATCGCCGAGGCCTGCTCGTGGACGGGGCTGCTCATCGGGATGTTCTTCAAGTACGTCGTGGTGCGGAACGAGATCGGCGTGCAGGTCTTCGGACCGATCCACGGCGCGCTGTTCGTGCTCTACGTGATCGCGGCGATCGTGCTCGCCCGGCTGCACCGCTGGGACGCGAAGACGCTCGTGGTCGCGCTGATCGCGAGCATCCCGCCGCTGGCCACGATCTGGTTCGAGCGGAAGGCGGCGCGCGAGGGCAAGCTCTCCACGCCGGTCGCCGCGGCCTGA
- a CDS encoding SWIM zinc finger family protein, which yields MSLSLDAGAVVALVQGSRPTPYKVRIGVPTWGKEEWGRAEQALADDAWYAATLLAGGMPPEIEELFAGLGLALFPAEPRDLSMDCTCPDFAVPCKHLAAVFYVLAERFDADPFEVLALRGRDREALLANLRTRRGVPSAAAELAAPGEGTPPLAQTLDRFFAAGPALADAGRLAPALTSPGALLDQVPELPIEVRGHRVTDLLRVAYHELHGYPED from the coding sequence GTGTCCCTCTCCCTCGACGCCGGCGCCGTCGTCGCCCTGGTCCAGGGTTCGCGCCCCACCCCGTACAAGGTCCGGATCGGCGTGCCCACCTGGGGCAAGGAGGAGTGGGGGCGCGCGGAACAGGCCCTCGCAGACGACGCCTGGTACGCGGCCACGCTGCTCGCCGGCGGGATGCCGCCGGAGATCGAGGAGCTGTTCGCCGGGCTCGGGCTGGCCCTGTTCCCGGCCGAGCCGCGGGACCTGTCCATGGACTGCACCTGCCCGGACTTCGCGGTCCCCTGCAAGCACCTCGCCGCGGTGTTCTACGTGCTCGCGGAGCGGTTCGACGCAGACCCGTTCGAGGTCCTGGCCCTGCGCGGCCGGGACCGCGAGGCCCTGCTCGCGAACCTGCGCACCCGGCGCGGGGTCCCCTCGGCCGCCGCGGAGCTCGCCGCCCCCGGCGAGGGCACTCCCCCGCTGGCGCAAACCCTGGACCGGTTCTTCGCCGCAGGTCCAGCCCTCGCGGACGCCGGGCGCCTGGCCCCCGCGCTCACCTCACCCGGCGCGCTGCTGGACCAGGTCCCGGAGCTGCCGATCGAGGTGCGGGGGCACCGGGTGACGGACCTGCTGCGGGTCGCCTACCACGAGCTGCACGGCTACCCGGAGGACTGA
- a CDS encoding DEAD/DEAH box helicase, giving the protein MPGVVVDPAELEDPAEDVRYGASVTHLRAVARFAAELASRGRILPTVVQEGGRPEARWRPVVQGLDAVTRRALIEGLPPVARAEQRRGGDVAGRDPATLVDDALAALTDAAVREQLGRADVPLALVPRRRGRAPRTLPATEAWLTALTGADARFEAPEREVAELSAALQAWDEVGTEETGPGRATFRLAEIRTLHDPADPGDDEDDQTGEGSRWVLEFQLQSTEDPSLIVSADAVWAGRADRLIVSAQELLLAELGRAALVYPMIGPALRQARPAHVDLDVASAHSFLTEDAAALVAAGFGVQLPAGWNGTRPIGLRLSTSSTPAPGVILRGGLGREELSQFRWSIAVGDEELGEEEIAELVAAKAPLVRVRGQWVSVDAEALAKGLEFLKRERRRKVPPTAADLLAFAQGAGPATPLPITSVVADGWVGDLLEGTADRTLTPLDAPPGFLATLRPYQQRGLSWLAFLSSLGLGACLADDMGLGKTVQMLALEAHERAAGQLGRPGPGPTLILCPMSLVGTWQREAAKFAPSLRVHAHHGVARPHGEALRELLTGTDVVVTTYGTAARDIEELEGLAWHRLVLDEAQAIKNAHAAPSKAARRINAGHRVALTGTPMENRLAELWSVMDFLNPGMLGRPERFRQRFAVPIERHRSDDAAEELRRITRPYLLRRVKTDPTVIDDLPEKIEIRQEYRLTREQASLYRTVVDDMMEKIEDSQGIQRRGNVLAAMAKLKQVCNHPAQLLHDGSPIGRRSGKVARLEEILAEILAEGDKVLCFTQFTEFAAMLVPHLSARFDQDVLYLHGGTPKKKRDEMVERFQSADGPSIFLLSLKAGGTGLTLTAANHVVHLDRWWNPAVENQATDRAFRIGQHRNVQVRKFCCPGTVEERIDTLIESKKALSEMVISDGEGWLGDLSTGELREVFALGAEAVDNDE; this is encoded by the coding sequence GTGCCGGGCGTCGTCGTCGATCCCGCCGAGCTCGAGGACCCGGCCGAGGACGTCCGCTACGGGGCCTCGGTCACCCATCTCCGGGCCGTCGCGCGCTTCGCCGCGGAGCTCGCCTCCCGCGGCCGCATCCTGCCGACCGTCGTGCAGGAGGGCGGGCGGCCGGAGGCCCGCTGGCGGCCGGTCGTCCAGGGCCTGGACGCCGTCACCCGGCGCGCCCTGATCGAGGGGCTGCCCCCGGTCGCGCGGGCCGAGCAGCGCCGGGGAGGGGACGTCGCGGGCCGGGATCCCGCCACCCTCGTCGACGACGCGCTGGCCGCCCTCACGGACGCGGCGGTCCGCGAGCAGCTGGGCCGGGCGGACGTCCCGCTCGCGCTCGTCCCCCGCCGCCGAGGCCGGGCGCCGCGGACGCTGCCCGCCACCGAGGCCTGGCTCACCGCCCTGACCGGTGCGGACGCGCGGTTCGAGGCGCCGGAGCGGGAGGTCGCGGAGCTGTCCGCGGCCCTGCAGGCCTGGGACGAGGTCGGCACCGAGGAGACCGGCCCGGGGCGGGCCACCTTCCGCCTCGCCGAGATCCGCACGCTGCACGACCCGGCAGACCCCGGGGACGACGAGGACGACCAGACCGGGGAGGGCTCCCGCTGGGTGCTGGAGTTCCAGCTCCAGTCCACGGAGGACCCCAGCCTGATCGTCTCGGCGGACGCCGTCTGGGCGGGCCGGGCGGACCGGCTGATCGTGTCCGCGCAGGAGCTGCTGCTCGCCGAGCTCGGCCGGGCGGCGCTGGTCTACCCGATGATCGGCCCGGCGCTGCGGCAGGCCCGGCCCGCCCACGTCGACCTGGACGTCGCCTCCGCGCACTCGTTCCTCACCGAGGACGCCGCCGCACTGGTCGCGGCCGGTTTCGGGGTGCAGCTCCCGGCCGGCTGGAACGGCACGCGGCCGATCGGGCTGCGGCTGTCCACCAGCTCCACCCCTGCCCCGGGCGTCATCCTGCGCGGCGGGCTCGGCCGCGAGGAGCTGTCGCAGTTCCGCTGGTCGATCGCCGTCGGGGACGAGGAGCTGGGCGAGGAGGAGATCGCCGAGCTGGTCGCGGCGAAGGCACCGCTCGTCCGGGTGCGCGGGCAGTGGGTCAGCGTCGACGCCGAGGCGCTGGCCAAGGGTCTGGAGTTCCTCAAGCGCGAGCGGAGACGGAAGGTCCCGCCCACCGCCGCGGACCTGCTCGCGTTCGCCCAGGGCGCCGGTCCGGCGACCCCGCTGCCGATCACGTCCGTCGTCGCCGACGGCTGGGTCGGCGACCTCCTCGAGGGCACGGCGGACCGTACGCTCACCCCGCTCGACGCGCCGCCCGGGTTCCTCGCGACGCTGCGGCCCTACCAGCAGCGCGGCCTGTCCTGGCTCGCCTTCCTCTCCTCGCTCGGCCTCGGCGCCTGCCTGGCGGACGACATGGGCCTCGGCAAGACGGTCCAGATGCTGGCCCTGGAGGCCCACGAGCGGGCGGCCGGCCAGCTGGGTCGACCAGGGCCGGGACCCACGCTGATCCTCTGCCCGATGTCCCTCGTCGGCACCTGGCAGCGGGAGGCCGCGAAGTTCGCCCCGAGCCTGCGGGTGCACGCCCACCACGGCGTCGCCCGTCCGCACGGCGAGGCCCTGCGCGAGCTCCTGACCGGGACGGACGTCGTCGTCACCACCTACGGCACCGCGGCGCGGGACATCGAGGAGCTCGAGGGCCTCGCCTGGCACCGGCTCGTCCTCGACGAGGCCCAGGCGATCAAGAACGCCCACGCGGCGCCTTCCAAGGCCGCGCGCCGGATCAACGCCGGGCACCGCGTCGCGCTCACCGGCACGCCGATGGAGAACCGGCTCGCCGAGCTCTGGTCCGTGATGGACTTCCTCAACCCCGGCATGCTCGGCCGGCCGGAACGGTTCCGGCAGCGCTTCGCCGTCCCGATCGAGCGCCACCGCAGCGACGACGCCGCCGAGGAGCTCCGCCGGATCACCCGCCCCTACCTGCTGCGCCGGGTCAAGACGGACCCGACGGTGATCGACGACCTCCCGGAGAAGATCGAGATCCGGCAGGAGTACCGGCTCACCCGGGAGCAGGCGTCGCTGTACCGGACCGTCGTGGACGACATGATGGAGAAGATCGAGGACAGCCAGGGCATCCAGCGCCGCGGCAATGTCCTCGCCGCGATGGCGAAGCTCAAGCAGGTCTGCAACCACCCGGCCCAGCTCCTGCACGACGGTTCGCCCATCGGCAGGCGCTCCGGGAAGGTCGCGCGGCTCGAGGAGATCCTGGCCGAGATCCTCGCCGAGGGGGACAAGGTCCTCTGCTTCACCCAGTTCACCGAGTTCGCGGCGATGCTCGTCCCGCACCTGTCCGCCCGGTTCGACCAGGACGTCCTCTACCTGCACGGCGGGACGCCGAAGAAGAAGCGGGACGAGATGGTCGAGCGCTTCCAGTCGGCGGACGGGCCGTCGATCTTCCTGCTCTCGCTCAAGGCCGGCGGCACCGGGCTCACGCTCACCGCCGCGAACCACGTCGTCCACCTGGACCGCTGGTGGAACCCCGCGGTGGAGAACCAGGCGACGGACCGGGCGTTCCGGATCGGCCAGCACCGCAACGTCCAGGTGCGGAAGTTCTGCTGTCCCGGCACGGTCGAGGAGCGGATCGACACGTTGATCGAGTCCAAGAAGGCGCTGTCCGAGATGGTGATCAGCGACGGCGAGGGCTGGCTCGGGGACCTGAGCACCGGCGAGCTCCGCGAGGTGTTCGCCCTGGGTGCGGAGGCGGTCGACAATGACGAGTGA
- a CDS encoding GNAT family N-acetyltransferase — protein sequence MTDAATEPQVLDVAEWSRFEIHVGGKLAGYANYALEPGRITFTHTVIHDEFGGQGLGGTLARAALDAARRRGLDVYPDCPFIRSWIGKHPDYLDLVPEAARDRYQLA from the coding sequence ATGACCGACGCAGCGACCGAACCCCAGGTACTCGACGTCGCCGAGTGGTCCCGCTTCGAGATCCACGTCGGCGGGAAGCTCGCCGGCTACGCGAACTACGCCCTGGAGCCCGGCCGGATCACCTTCACCCACACCGTGATCCACGACGAGTTCGGCGGCCAGGGCCTGGGCGGGACGCTCGCCCGGGCCGCCCTGGACGCCGCCCGCAGGCGCGGCCTGGACGTCTACCCGGACTGCCCCTTCATCCGCTCCTGGATCGGCAAGCACCCGGACTACCTCGACCTCGTCCCCGAGGCCGCCCGGGACCGCTACCAGCTCGCCTGA
- a CDS encoding pirin-like C-terminal cupin domain-containing protein, producing the protein MLSGAGTVGKDDRPIRGGQLALFGPGDVITVAGNVAQESRTPALDVVVLGGQPIREPVAWGGPFVMNTRAEVLQAFEDYQKGKLGVVPATYVPHGQLGGSSS; encoded by the coding sequence GTGCTCTCCGGCGCCGGGACCGTCGGCAAGGACGACCGGCCGATCCGCGGCGGACAGCTCGCGCTGTTCGGCCCGGGCGACGTAATCACGGTGGCGGGCAACGTGGCGCAGGAGTCCCGGACCCCCGCGCTCGACGTCGTGGTGCTCGGCGGGCAGCCGATCCGCGAGCCCGTCGCGTGGGGCGGCCCGTTCGTGATGAACACCAGGGCCGAGGTGCTGCAGGCGTTCGAGGACTACCAGAAGGGCAAGCTCGGCGTGGTCCCCGCGACCTACGTCCCGCACGGGCAGCTGGGAGGATCCTCCTCATGA
- a CDS encoding pirin family protein — translation MTTLPRVPEPGPTELDRGVRSITTAPRGFEGEGFPVRRAFQGVDLRDLDPFLHMDQMGEVEYAPGEPKGTSWHPHRGFETVTYIMDGEFEHQDSHGGGGSITNGDTQWMTAGGGLLHIERPPEALVASGGLFHGLQLWVNLPKADKWLEPKYQDLRAGESALLTTPDGGALIRVIAGDLAGLRGPGSTYTPMAMMHATISPGRGCGCRGAGTSTRWSTCSPAPGPSARTTGRSAADSSRCSARAT, via the coding sequence GTGACCACCCTGCCGCGCGTGCCCGAGCCCGGTCCCACCGAGCTCGACCGCGGCGTCCGCTCGATCACCACCGCGCCCCGCGGCTTCGAGGGCGAGGGCTTCCCGGTCCGCCGCGCGTTCCAGGGCGTCGACCTCCGCGACCTCGACCCGTTCCTGCACATGGACCAGATGGGCGAGGTGGAGTACGCGCCCGGCGAGCCCAAGGGCACGTCCTGGCACCCGCACCGCGGCTTCGAGACCGTCACCTACATCATGGACGGCGAGTTCGAGCACCAGGACAGCCACGGCGGCGGCGGCAGCATCACCAACGGCGACACCCAGTGGATGACCGCGGGTGGCGGGCTCCTGCACATCGAGCGGCCACCGGAGGCGCTGGTCGCCAGCGGCGGGCTGTTCCACGGCCTGCAACTGTGGGTGAACCTGCCCAAGGCGGACAAGTGGCTCGAGCCGAAGTACCAGGACCTGCGCGCGGGCGAGTCCGCGCTGCTCACGACGCCCGACGGCGGCGCACTGATCCGCGTCATCGCCGGTGACCTCGCCGGATTGCGCGGTCCCGGGTCGACCTACACGCCGATGGCGATGATGCACGCGACGATCTCCCCGGGGCGCGGATGCGGCTGCCGTGGCGCCGGGACTTCAACGCGCTGGTCTACGTGCTCTCCGGCGCCGGGACCGTCGGCAAGGACGACCGGCCGATCCGCGGCGGACAGCTCGCGCTGTTCGGCCCGGGCGACGTAA
- a CDS encoding MBL fold metallo-hydrolase: MANPPAIELVPGVFRIPTVGSWQVNSYAFVDDDGSVTLVDTGLRSAPPKLVAGLAAMGKRPADVTRIVLTHAHPDHAGGAAEMERRTGAPIAVHTDDVRYAESGTSPSPDRSSPAGRLFERFAPGGSWTPFTVTDHLTDGQVLPVGGGLRVVATPGHSPGHISLLHEPGRVLVTGDAIFNVLGVRLSPKPLCSDFRMTQRTAQRLGELEYAVAAFTHGPEITENPREALRGYLRKTVGRATPD; the protein is encoded by the coding sequence GTGGCGAATCCTCCCGCGATCGAGCTCGTCCCCGGGGTCTTCCGCATCCCGACCGTGGGGTCCTGGCAGGTCAACTCCTACGCGTTCGTCGACGACGACGGCTCGGTCACCCTCGTCGACACCGGACTGAGGTCCGCCCCGCCGAAACTCGTGGCCGGCCTCGCCGCGATGGGGAAGCGGCCGGCGGACGTCACCCGGATCGTGCTGACCCACGCGCACCCGGACCATGCGGGCGGTGCGGCCGAGATGGAGCGGCGGACCGGAGCCCCGATCGCCGTGCACACCGACGACGTGCGGTACGCCGAGTCCGGCACCTCCCCGTCCCCGGACCGGTCCTCGCCGGCCGGACGCCTGTTCGAGCGGTTCGCCCCCGGCGGTTCCTGGACGCCGTTCACCGTCACCGACCATCTGACGGACGGGCAGGTCCTCCCGGTCGGCGGCGGCCTGCGGGTCGTCGCGACGCCCGGGCACTCCCCCGGCCACATCTCGCTGCTGCACGAGCCGGGCCGGGTACTGGTCACCGGGGACGCGATCTTCAACGTGCTGGGCGTGCGGCTCTCCCCGAAACCGCTGTGCTCGGACTTCCGGATGACGCAGCGGACGGCGCAGCGCCTCGGCGAGCTGGAGTACGCCGTCGCCGCGTTCACCCACGGCCCGGAGATCACCGAGAACCCGCGCGAGGCCCTGCGCGGCTACCTGCGGAAGACGGTCGGCCGGGCGACGCCGGACTGA
- a CDS encoding SMP-30/gluconolactonase/LRE family protein — translation MSELSVVLEKQSFLEGPRWFGGRVFVSDFYTHRVLSLLPDGSDVRVEASVPAQPSGTGLLPDGRLLIASMRDQRILRREEDGTLAVHAELAGLTTSVLNDMAVDPQGRAWVGCFGFDLMGGASMQPAVLMRVDPDGTAEVVAEDVLFPNGTVADGETVIVAESFGNRMTAFDVAADGSLTNRREWATFGPAPQTTDVGEALGSLAVVPDGIAEPDRDGAIWVADAGNKRAVRVLEGGEITDEISTGDDECFAVALGGEDGRTLFLACAPSFLEHERRHTRDARLLSTRVGVPLAL, via the coding sequence GTGAGCGAGCTGTCCGTCGTGCTGGAGAAGCAGTCGTTCCTGGAGGGGCCGCGGTGGTTCGGCGGCCGCGTCTTCGTCAGCGACTTCTACACCCATCGCGTGCTCAGCCTCCTTCCCGACGGCTCGGACGTGCGGGTCGAGGCCTCGGTCCCGGCCCAGCCGTCCGGCACCGGGCTGCTGCCCGACGGGCGGCTGCTCATCGCATCGATGCGGGACCAGCGGATCCTGCGCCGCGAGGAGGACGGGACGCTGGCCGTGCACGCCGAGCTCGCCGGGCTGACCACGAGCGTCCTCAACGACATGGCCGTCGACCCGCAGGGCCGGGCCTGGGTCGGGTGCTTCGGCTTCGACCTCATGGGCGGTGCCTCGATGCAGCCGGCGGTGCTGATGCGGGTGGACCCGGACGGCACGGCGGAGGTCGTCGCCGAGGACGTGCTCTTCCCGAACGGGACGGTCGCGGACGGCGAGACCGTGATCGTGGCGGAGAGCTTCGGCAACCGCATGACCGCGTTCGACGTCGCCGCCGACGGCAGCCTGACGAACCGCCGGGAGTGGGCGACGTTCGGTCCCGCGCCGCAGACCACGGACGTCGGCGAGGCGCTCGGCTCCCTGGCCGTGGTGCCCGACGGGATCGCCGAGCCGGACCGGGACGGCGCGATCTGGGTGGCGGACGCCGGCAACAAGCGGGCGGTGCGGGTCCTGGAGGGCGGCGAGATCACCGACGAGATCTCCACCGGGGACGACGAGTGCTTCGCCGTCGCGCTCGGCGGGGAGGACGGCCGGACCCTCTTCCTGGCCTGTGCACCGAGCTTCCTCGAGCACGAGCGGCGGCACACCCGCGACGCGCGCCTGCTGTCCACGCGGGTGGGCGTCCCCCTGGCGCTGTAG
- a CDS encoding TIGR03668 family PPOX class F420-dependent oxidoreductase has translation MPALDDGACRSLVAAAPVGRLATLRPDGTPRLVPITYALVGGLVCSVVDEVKPKASTRLARLADVARDPRAALLVDHYADDWSQLWWVRIDATAAVHESGGVRDRALDALCAKYPQYAAARPSGVVLVLTPTAWKGWSADGGRAR, from the coding sequence GTGCCGGCCCTCGACGACGGCGCGTGCCGCAGCCTCGTCGCTGCCGCACCCGTCGGTCGGCTCGCGACCCTGCGCCCGGACGGCACCCCGCGGCTCGTCCCGATCACGTACGCGCTGGTGGGCGGCCTGGTGTGCTCGGTCGTGGACGAGGTCAAGCCGAAGGCGAGCACCAGGCTGGCCCGCCTCGCCGACGTCGCGCGGGACCCGCGGGCGGCGCTGCTCGTCGACCACTACGCCGACGACTGGTCGCAGCTGTGGTGGGTCCGGATCGACGCCACCGCGGCCGTCCACGAGTCCGGCGGCGTCAGGGACCGCGCCCTGGACGCGCTGTGCGCGAAGTACCCGCAGTACGCGGCGGCCCGCCCGTCCGGCGTCGTCCTGGTGCTCACGCCCACCGCGTGGAAGGGCTGGTCCGCCGACGGCGGTCGTGCGCGGTAG
- a CDS encoding alpha/beta fold hydrolase codes for MTALPHVMLAGAGYEYEDVPGDPGAAPLLFLHEGLGSVGLWRGFHQRLAAATGRRAVAYSRLGHGFSDLPAHKRSTSFMHDEAATVVPALIDALDLGEPVLVGHSDGASIALLAAAALPVRGLVVLAPHVLVEDLGLQGIAAAKKAYDDGDLAARMARHHRDAEVTFRNWTDVWLDPAFTDWDLRPELTAISCPVLGIQGDRDPYGSAVHVEAVRDAATGPVDLLMLRSGHSPHLERPAIVDATTAAFVSGLR; via the coding sequence GTGACCGCACTACCGCACGTGATGCTCGCCGGTGCGGGCTACGAGTACGAGGACGTCCCGGGGGACCCCGGGGCGGCGCCGCTGCTGTTCCTGCACGAGGGCCTCGGGTCGGTCGGGCTGTGGCGCGGCTTCCACCAGCGGCTCGCCGCCGCCACCGGCCGCCGCGCCGTCGCCTACTCCCGGCTGGGCCACGGCTTCTCGGACCTGCCCGCCCACAAGCGCAGCACGTCGTTCATGCACGACGAGGCCGCAACCGTCGTCCCCGCCCTGATCGACGCGCTCGACCTGGGTGAGCCGGTGCTCGTCGGGCACAGCGACGGCGCCTCGATCGCCCTGCTCGCGGCGGCGGCACTGCCGGTCCGCGGGCTGGTCGTGCTCGCACCGCACGTACTGGTGGAGGACCTCGGGCTCCAGGGGATCGCCGCCGCCAAGAAGGCCTACGACGACGGCGACCTCGCCGCCCGGATGGCCCGGCACCATCGCGACGCCGAGGTGACCTTCCGGAACTGGACCGACGTCTGGCTGGACCCGGCCTTCACGGACTGGGACCTGCGCCCGGAGCTCACCGCGATCTCCTGCCCGGTGCTCGGCATCCAGGGCGACCGGGACCCCTACGGCAGCGCGGTGCACGTCGAGGCCGTCCGGGACGCCGCCACCGGGCCTGTGGACCTGCTCATGCTGAGGTCCGGCCACTCCCCCCACCTCGAACGCCCGGCGATCGTCGACGCGACCACCGCGGCGTTCGTCTCCGGCCTGCGCTGA
- a CDS encoding MmcQ/YjbR family DNA-binding protein, producing the protein MSPLERLRELCLALPGVTEKVSHGEPTWFVRRTFVMFADHHHDDRLAFWCAAPAGAQEELVAADPQRFFRPPYVGGRGWLGVYLDVDVDWAEVGEIVTDAYREVAPRKLVAELDG; encoded by the coding sequence GTGAGCCCGCTGGAACGGCTCCGGGAGCTCTGCCTCGCCCTCCCCGGGGTCACCGAGAAGGTCAGCCACGGCGAGCCCACCTGGTTCGTCCGCAGGACGTTCGTGATGTTCGCGGACCACCACCACGACGACCGGCTCGCGTTCTGGTGCGCCGCCCCGGCCGGGGCCCAGGAGGAGCTGGTGGCGGCCGATCCGCAGCGGTTCTTCCGGCCGCCGTACGTGGGCGGGCGCGGCTGGCTGGGCGTCTACCTCGACGTCGACGTGGACTGGGCGGAGGTCGGGGAGATCGTCACCGACGCGTACCGGGAGGTCGCGCCGCGCAAACTCGTCGCCGAGCTCGATGGTTAG